In Streptantibioticus cattleyicolor NRRL 8057 = DSM 46488, a genomic segment contains:
- a CDS encoding MDR family MFS transporter — MSQTQSPPAGRKPRSVRVVLLGLMIAMLLAMLDNMIIGTAMPTIVGELGGMDHLSWVVTAYTLTTAAATPIWGKLGDMYGRKGVFMTSIVLFLIGSALSGLSQSMGQLIAFRAIQGLGAGGLMVGVMAIIGDLIPPRERGKYQGMMAGVMALAMIGGPLVGGFITDNWGWRWSFYINLPLGAVALFVISAVLHLPRKRAQGRIDYLGALLLTIGITALVLITTWGGTEYAWGSPVIVSLLVAGVLAIVAFLFAETRAAEPVMPLGIFRSRNFSLMTVIGFIVGFVMFGAMTFLPLYQQTVQGASATNSGLLLLPMLLAMMAVSLIAGRVTTATGKYKVFPIAGGALMVVGLYLLSTLDVHSTRLVSGVFMAVLGAGMGFLMQITMLVAQNSVELKDMGVASSSATLFRTIGGSFGVSLFGALFTHQVTRTMTARLGAAAGKAGSGHAQQTPDGVAHMPAPVKDAYFHAVVSGTHAVFLWGAVTAALAFVAALFVKEIPLRGAGPRTAGDAPAGEAAVPAEALAEPAAP; from the coding sequence ATGTCTCAAACGCAGTCCCCGCCCGCCGGCAGGAAGCCGCGCAGCGTACGCGTGGTGTTGCTCGGGCTGATGATCGCCATGCTGCTGGCGATGCTGGACAACATGATCATCGGCACCGCGATGCCCACGATCGTGGGTGAGCTGGGCGGGATGGACCATCTGTCCTGGGTGGTCACCGCTTACACGCTCACCACTGCCGCCGCCACCCCGATCTGGGGCAAGCTCGGCGACATGTACGGCCGCAAGGGCGTCTTCATGACGTCGATCGTGCTCTTCCTGATCGGCTCCGCGCTCTCCGGCCTCTCCCAGTCGATGGGCCAGCTGATCGCCTTCCGGGCGATCCAGGGCCTCGGCGCGGGCGGACTGATGGTCGGCGTCATGGCGATCATCGGCGACCTGATACCCCCGCGCGAGCGCGGCAAGTACCAGGGCATGATGGCCGGCGTGATGGCGCTGGCCATGATCGGCGGCCCGCTGGTCGGCGGCTTCATCACCGACAACTGGGGCTGGCGCTGGAGCTTCTACATCAACCTGCCGCTCGGCGCGGTCGCCCTCTTCGTCATCTCCGCCGTGCTCCACCTGCCCAGGAAGCGCGCGCAGGGCCGCATCGACTACCTGGGCGCCCTGCTGCTGACCATCGGCATCACCGCCCTGGTCCTCATCACCACCTGGGGCGGCACCGAGTACGCCTGGGGCTCGCCGGTGATCGTCTCGCTGCTGGTGGCCGGGGTGCTGGCGATCGTGGCCTTCCTCTTCGCGGAGACCCGCGCGGCCGAGCCCGTCATGCCGCTGGGCATCTTCCGCAGCCGCAACTTCTCGCTGATGACGGTGATCGGCTTCATCGTCGGCTTCGTGATGTTCGGCGCGATGACCTTCCTGCCGCTCTACCAGCAGACGGTGCAGGGCGCCTCGGCCACCAACTCCGGTCTGCTGCTGCTGCCGATGCTGCTGGCCATGATGGCCGTCTCGCTGATCGCCGGCCGGGTCACCACGGCCACCGGGAAGTACAAGGTCTTCCCGATCGCCGGCGGCGCGCTGATGGTGGTCGGCCTGTACCTGCTGTCCACCCTGGACGTGCACTCCACCCGGCTGGTCTCCGGGGTCTTCATGGCCGTGCTCGGCGCCGGCATGGGCTTCCTCATGCAGATCACCATGCTGGTGGCGCAGAACAGCGTGGAGTTGAAGGACATGGGCGTCGCCTCCTCCTCGGCCACGCTCTTCAGGACCATCGGCGGTTCCTTCGGCGTCTCGCTCTTCGGCGCCCTCTTCACCCACCAGGTCACCCGGACCATGACCGCCCGGCTCGGCGCCGCGGCCGGCAAGGCGGGTTCCGGCCACGCCCAGCAGACCCCGGACGGTGTCGCGCACATGCCGGCCCCGGTCAAGGACGCCTACTTCCACGCCGTGGTCAGTGGCACCCACGCGGTCTTCCTGTGGGGCGCGGTGACCGCCGCGCTGGCCTTCGTGGCCGCCCTGTTCGTCAAGGAGATCCCGCTGCGCGGCGCCGGCCCCAGGACGGCCGGGGACGCCCCGGCCGGCGAGGCCGCCGTACCGGCCGAGGCACTGGCCGAACCGGCCGCGCCGTAA
- a CDS encoding sensor histidine kinase codes for MRWNLRVGLRWKLTAAIAVVSALVALALAVVVHDAARFSMLSSARDVQDTRVQIAARIYDSTHRPTFGAKFNDPKLPPPLKAAAAKGLRATYVQQTSGAPVIWASMPMPNNKVLSINSRFTDRTAVLDDLDGVLIAGAVAVVLAGSALSVLIGGQLSRRLRKAAVAAREVADGTPGIRVRDALGSRVRDETDELARAVDAMADALQKRLDAERRVTADIAHELRTPVTGLVTAAELLPPGRPSELVRDRAQALRTLIEDVLEVARLDGADQRADLQEVALPEFVKRRVRGLAPEAVVEVRRDAWVLTDPRRLERILGNLLANACRYGKPPVEVIVDGPVLRVRDHGPGFPEVLLREGPSRFRTGSSDRAGQGHGLGLTIATGQARVLGARLAFRNADPEDAGGGAVAELWLPESTEAVRTAQAAGTTSVPGVAAAAEPPSGPADDGR; via the coding sequence GTGCGTTGGAACCTCCGGGTGGGTCTGCGCTGGAAGCTGACCGCGGCGATCGCCGTGGTCTCGGCGCTGGTCGCCCTCGCGCTCGCCGTGGTGGTGCACGACGCGGCGCGGTTCAGCATGCTCAGCAGCGCCCGGGACGTGCAGGACACCCGGGTGCAGATCGCCGCCCGGATCTACGACTCCACGCACCGCCCGACGTTCGGCGCCAAGTTCAACGACCCCAAGCTGCCGCCGCCGCTGAAGGCCGCGGCGGCCAAGGGGCTGCGCGCCACCTACGTCCAGCAGACCAGCGGGGCCCCGGTGATCTGGGCGTCGATGCCGATGCCCAACAACAAGGTGCTCTCCATCAACAGCCGGTTCACCGACCGCACCGCGGTCCTGGACGACCTGGACGGCGTGCTGATCGCCGGGGCGGTGGCGGTGGTGCTCGCCGGGTCGGCGCTGAGCGTGCTCATCGGCGGCCAGCTCTCCCGGCGGCTGCGCAAGGCCGCGGTGGCCGCCCGCGAGGTGGCCGACGGCACCCCCGGCATCCGGGTGCGGGACGCGCTCGGCAGCCGGGTACGGGACGAGACGGACGAGCTGGCCCGGGCGGTGGACGCGATGGCCGACGCGCTCCAGAAGCGGCTGGACGCCGAGCGCCGGGTCACCGCCGACATCGCCCACGAGCTGCGCACCCCGGTCACCGGGCTGGTCACCGCCGCCGAGCTGCTGCCCCCGGGGCGCCCCTCGGAGCTGGTACGCGACCGTGCCCAGGCGCTGCGCACCCTGATCGAGGACGTGCTGGAGGTGGCCCGGCTGGACGGCGCCGACCAGCGTGCCGACCTCCAGGAGGTGGCGCTGCCGGAGTTCGTCAAGCGCCGGGTGCGCGGGCTCGCCCCGGAGGCCGTGGTGGAGGTCCGCCGGGACGCCTGGGTGCTCACCGACCCCCGGCGGCTCGAACGCATCCTGGGCAACCTGCTGGCCAACGCCTGCCGTTACGGCAAGCCGCCGGTCGAGGTGATCGTGGACGGCCCGGTGCTGCGGGTGCGGGACCACGGCCCCGGGTTCCCGGAGGTGCTGCTGCGGGAGGGGCCGAGCCGGTTCCGTACCGGCAGCAGCGACCGCGCGGGGCAGGGGCACGGGCTGGGGCTGACCATCGCCACCGGGCAGGCCCGGGTGCTCGGCGCCCGGCTGGCGTTCCGCAACGCCGACCCGGAGGACGCCGGGGGCGGCGCGGTGGCGGAGCTGTGGCTGCCGGAGAGCACGGAGGCCGTCCGGACCGCTCAAGCGGCCGGGACGACCTCGGTGCCCGGGGTCGCGGCGGCGGCCGAACCGCCGTCGGGTCCGGCGGACGACGGCCGCTGA
- a CDS encoding SigE family RNA polymerase sigma factor, whose translation MEAAAMAASTTIDDSAGLDFEEYVRSRQESLLRSARRLVPDPVDAQDLVQTALCRTFPRWDRIADKGLADAYLRRVMINTRTEWWRARKLDEVPTDNLPDASIDDGTEQHADRAMLMNALRVLAPKQRQVVVLRHWEQMSTEETARALGMSTGTVKSTLHRALARLREELEQNDFPGARAQRERREAEEAERARPAATPTPLRTGRARGPLRVPAAREGACAA comes from the coding sequence ATGGAGGCGGCTGCCATGGCGGCGAGCACGACGATCGACGACAGCGCCGGGCTGGACTTCGAGGAGTACGTGCGCTCCCGCCAGGAATCGCTGCTGCGCAGCGCCCGCCGGCTCGTCCCCGACCCGGTGGACGCCCAGGACCTGGTCCAGACGGCGCTGTGCCGGACGTTCCCGCGCTGGGACCGGATAGCGGACAAGGGCCTCGCCGACGCCTACCTGCGCCGCGTCATGATCAACACCCGTACCGAGTGGTGGCGGGCGCGGAAACTGGACGAGGTCCCCACCGACAACCTCCCGGACGCCAGCATCGACGACGGCACCGAGCAGCACGCGGACCGGGCGATGCTGATGAACGCCCTGCGGGTGCTGGCGCCCAAGCAGCGGCAGGTCGTCGTCCTGCGCCACTGGGAGCAGATGAGCACCGAGGAGACGGCGCGGGCGCTGGGGATGTCGACCGGCACCGTCAAGAGCACCCTGCACCGCGCCCTGGCCCGGCTGCGTGAGGAGCTGGAGCAGAACGACTTCCCCGGCGCGCGCGCCCAGCGGGAGCGGCGGGAGGCCGAGGAGGCGGAGCGGGCCCGGCCCGCCGCCACGCCCACCCCGCTGCGTACCGGCCGGGCCCGCGGGCCGCTGCGGGTCCCGGCAGCGAGGGAGGGCGCGTGCGCCGCATAG
- the cseB gene encoding two-component system response regulator CseB: MADTHVLFVEDDDVIREATQLALERDGFQVTAVPDGIVGLEAFRAQRPDIALLDVMVPGLDGVSLCRRIRDESTVPVIMLSARADSIDVVLGLEAGADDYVTKPFDTAVLVARIRAVLRRFGHAGRGQETEGDPAQDSCLRFGDLEIDTNGMEVRRAGRPVSLTPTEMRLLLEFSAAPGSVLSRDRLLTSVWDYEWGGDTRVVDVHVQRLRTKIGQDRIETVRGFGYKLRA; the protein is encoded by the coding sequence ATGGCTGACACGCACGTGCTTTTCGTGGAGGACGACGACGTCATCCGCGAGGCGACCCAGCTGGCCCTGGAACGTGACGGCTTCCAGGTGACCGCCGTGCCCGACGGGATCGTCGGGCTGGAGGCGTTCCGCGCCCAGCGGCCGGACATCGCGCTGCTGGACGTGATGGTCCCCGGGCTCGACGGGGTCAGCCTGTGCCGCCGGATCCGTGACGAGTCCACGGTGCCGGTGATCATGCTCTCCGCCCGCGCCGACTCCATCGACGTGGTGCTCGGGCTGGAGGCGGGGGCCGACGACTACGTCACCAAGCCGTTCGACACCGCGGTGCTGGTGGCCCGGATCCGCGCGGTGCTGCGGCGCTTCGGCCACGCCGGGCGCGGCCAGGAGACCGAGGGCGACCCGGCGCAGGACAGCTGCCTGCGCTTCGGCGACCTGGAGATCGACACCAACGGCATGGAGGTGCGGCGGGCCGGCCGGCCGGTCTCGCTCACCCCGACCGAGATGCGGCTGCTGCTGGAGTTCTCCGCCGCCCCCGGCTCCGTCCTCTCCCGGGACCGGTTGCTGACCAGCGTGTGGGACTACGAGTGGGGCGGTGACACCCGGGTGGTGGACGTCCACGTCCAGCGGCTGCGCACCAAGATCGGGCAGGACCGGATAGAGACCGTGCGCGGCTTCGGCTACAAGCTCAGGGCCTGA